One genomic window of Pseudomonas aeruginosa includes the following:
- a CDS encoding GMC family oxidoreductase, whose protein sequence is MPVPDLFAEGLARGWKTYNGSRLDDDLELEADVVVVGTGAGGGTTAEILSAAGLKVLLVEEGPLKTSSDFKMQEADAYPELYQEGIGRMSKDGAITILQGRAVGGTTLINWTSSFRTPEPTLQHWAQVYGVKGHSAEDMAPWFEKMEQRLHVAPWALPPNANNDVIRLGCEKLGYHWKVIPRNVLGCWNLGYCGMGCPVNAKQSMLVTTIPATLDKGGELLYLARANRLLLDGDKVTGLECLGMDERCVAPNGRRIRVRARHYVLSGGGINTPAILLRSKAPDPSQRVGKRTFLHTVNFSAGLFDRVINPFYGAPQSIYSDHFQWDDGVTGRMSYKLEVPPLQPSLASVLLGGFGSDNALRMEQLPHTNMMLALLRDGFHPDSAEGSVGLRGDDTPVLDYRMTDYTWDGIRRAFHTMAEIQFAAGAREVRPVHSDARSAKNLQEARGIIDGLRLEIYRTRLGSAHVMGGCAMGEDPAVAVADSLGRHHHLRNLSIHDGSLFPTSIGANPQLSVYGLTAQLASALAERLARA, encoded by the coding sequence ATGCCTGTACCCGATCTGTTCGCCGAGGGCCTCGCCCGCGGCTGGAAAACCTACAACGGCTCGCGCCTGGACGACGACCTGGAGCTGGAGGCCGACGTGGTCGTGGTCGGCACCGGCGCCGGCGGCGGCACCACCGCGGAAATCCTCAGCGCCGCCGGCCTGAAGGTGCTGCTGGTGGAAGAGGGCCCGCTGAAGACCAGCAGCGATTTCAAGATGCAGGAGGCCGACGCCTACCCCGAGCTGTACCAGGAAGGCATCGGCCGGATGAGCAAGGACGGCGCCATCACCATCCTCCAGGGCCGCGCCGTGGGCGGCACCACCCTGATCAACTGGACCAGCAGCTTCCGCACCCCGGAACCGACCCTGCAGCACTGGGCCCAGGTCTACGGGGTCAAGGGCCACAGCGCGGAGGACATGGCGCCCTGGTTCGAGAAAATGGAGCAGCGCCTGCACGTGGCGCCCTGGGCGCTGCCGCCGAATGCCAACAACGACGTGATCCGCCTGGGCTGCGAGAAGCTCGGCTATCACTGGAAGGTCATCCCGCGCAACGTCCTCGGTTGCTGGAACCTCGGCTACTGCGGCATGGGCTGCCCGGTCAACGCCAAGCAGTCGATGCTGGTCACCACCATCCCGGCGACCCTCGACAAGGGTGGCGAGCTGCTCTACCTGGCGCGCGCCAACCGGCTGCTGCTGGACGGCGACAAGGTGACGGGCCTCGAATGCCTGGGCATGGATGAGCGCTGCGTGGCGCCCAACGGCCGCCGGATCAGGGTCCGGGCCAGGCACTACGTGCTCTCCGGCGGCGGCATCAACACCCCGGCGATTCTTCTCCGCTCGAAGGCGCCTGATCCGAGCCAGCGGGTCGGCAAGCGCACCTTCCTGCACACGGTGAATTTCAGCGCGGGGCTGTTCGACCGCGTGATCAACCCCTTCTACGGCGCACCGCAGTCGATCTACTCCGACCATTTCCAATGGGACGACGGTGTCACCGGACGCATGTCCTACAAACTGGAGGTGCCGCCGCTGCAACCGTCGCTGGCCTCGGTGCTGCTCGGCGGCTTCGGCAGCGACAACGCCCTGCGCATGGAACAGCTACCGCATACCAACATGATGCTCGCCCTGCTCCGCGACGGCTTCCACCCGGACAGCGCGGAGGGCTCGGTCGGCCTGCGCGGCGACGACACCCCAGTGCTCGACTACCGGATGACCGACTACACCTGGGACGGTATCCGCCGTGCCTTCCATACCATGGCGGAGATCCAGTTCGCCGCCGGCGCCCGGGAAGTGCGGCCGGTGCACAGCGACGCGCGTAGCGCGAAGAACCTGCAGGAGGCGCGCGGGATCATCGACGGCCTGCGCCTGGAGATCTACCGCACGCGCCTGGGCAGCGCCCACGTCATGGGCGGCTGCGCCATGGGCGAAGACCCGGCCGTGGCGGTGGCCGACAGCCTCGGCCGCCATCACCACCTGCGGAACCTGTCGATCCACGACGGCTCGCTGTTCCCCACCAGCATCGGCGCCAACCCGCAGCTCTCGGTCTACGGTCTTACCGCGCAACTGGCCAGCGCGCTGGCCGAACGCCTGGCCAGGGCCTGA
- a CDS encoding YfhL family 4Fe-4S dicluster ferredoxin, giving the protein MSLKITDDCINCDVCEPECPNGAISQGEEIYVIDPNLCTECVGHYDEPQCQQVCPVDCIPLDDANVESKDQLMEKYRKITGKA; this is encoded by the coding sequence ATGTCCCTGAAAATCACTGACGATTGCATCAATTGCGACGTCTGCGAACCCGAATGCCCGAACGGCGCGATCTCGCAAGGCGAAGAAATCTATGTGATCGATCCCAATCTCTGCACCGAGTGCGTCGGCCACTACGACGAGCCGCAGTGCCAGCAGGTCTGTCCGGTGGACTGCATTCCCCTCGACGACGCCAATGTCGAGAGCAAGGACCAGTTGATGGAGAAATACCGGAAGATCACCGGCAAGGCCTGA
- the ggt gene encoding gamma-glutamyltransferase — translation MSFLNLPVRTLVAACGLSLLSLAAHADSFRGDAHAPQQAAVATPHPAATVAGLETLANGGNAFDAAAAIAAALAVAEPYGSGLGGGGFFLLRQAGAQPTYRFLDARERAPKAAYADMYRRNGKVDPRLSVDGPLAAAIPGLPAALVELSSRYGRKPLADNLVPAIRLAVDGVSVDRIYRDRAAMRLEAMRKDPETARIFLDKGGIPDEWNLLRQPQLARTLERLGRYGRIGFYEGETADKLLTGVRAGGGIWSAADLRDYRVIERRPLEVKLANGRELISAPPPSAGGVALAQSLQMLEQLPWQKAEPVQRAHYVLEVLRRAYRDRGLLGDPDFVANPLPSLLAPDYLKRLAAGIDPRRATPSSALPEAPAWREGDHTTHFAVIDAQGNAVAATLSVNLPFGAAFTVPGTGVVLNNEMDDFAADTQGANSYGLAGSQANAVAAGKRPLSSMSPSFLESPTDFAAFGTPGGSRIPSMVLISMLQYFDGRPVGQWVAAPRYHHQYKPDVVEYEPRAFSDAEAAELRRRGYQLKRLERSYGNQQVLYWDKRSGRVDAASDPRGIGYSSLSLEAQAQPRPH, via the coding sequence ATGTCCTTCCTGAACCTGCCCGTCCGTACCCTGGTCGCCGCCTGCGGCCTGTCCCTGCTCAGCCTCGCGGCGCATGCCGACAGCTTTCGCGGCGACGCCCACGCACCGCAGCAGGCCGCCGTCGCCACGCCACATCCGGCCGCGACCGTCGCCGGCCTGGAAACCCTGGCCAATGGCGGCAACGCCTTCGACGCCGCGGCGGCCATCGCCGCTGCCCTGGCGGTAGCCGAGCCTTACGGCTCGGGACTCGGCGGCGGTGGATTCTTCCTTCTGCGCCAGGCCGGCGCGCAGCCGACCTATCGCTTCCTCGACGCCCGCGAGCGCGCGCCGAAGGCCGCCTACGCCGACATGTACCGGCGCAACGGCAAGGTCGACCCCAGGCTGTCCGTCGACGGCCCGCTGGCGGCGGCGATCCCCGGCCTGCCGGCGGCGCTGGTCGAATTGAGCAGCCGCTACGGACGCAAGCCCCTGGCCGACAATCTGGTGCCGGCGATCCGCCTGGCGGTGGATGGCGTATCCGTCGACCGGATCTACCGTGACCGCGCCGCCATGCGCCTGGAAGCGATGCGCAAGGACCCGGAAACCGCGCGGATCTTCCTCGACAAGGGCGGAATCCCCGACGAATGGAACCTGCTCCGCCAACCGCAGTTGGCACGTACCCTGGAACGCCTCGGGCGCTACGGGCGGATCGGTTTCTACGAAGGCGAGACAGCGGACAAGCTGCTCACCGGGGTCCGCGCCGGCGGCGGCATCTGGAGCGCGGCCGACCTGCGCGACTACCGGGTGATCGAACGCCGCCCGCTGGAGGTGAAGCTGGCCAACGGCCGCGAACTGATCAGCGCACCGCCGCCCTCGGCCGGCGGCGTCGCCCTGGCGCAGAGCCTGCAGATGCTGGAACAGCTGCCGTGGCAGAAGGCCGAGCCGGTACAGCGTGCCCATTACGTGCTGGAGGTCCTGCGCCGTGCCTACCGCGATCGAGGCCTGCTCGGCGACCCGGACTTCGTCGCCAACCCGCTGCCCAGTTTGCTGGCGCCGGACTACCTGAAGCGCCTTGCCGCCGGCATCGACCCGCGCCGCGCCACGCCCAGCTCGGCGCTGCCGGAGGCGCCGGCCTGGCGCGAAGGCGACCACACCACCCACTTCGCGGTGATCGATGCCCAGGGCAACGCGGTGGCCGCCACCCTCTCGGTGAACCTGCCGTTCGGCGCCGCCTTCACCGTTCCCGGTACCGGCGTGGTGCTGAACAACGAGATGGACGATTTCGCCGCCGACACCCAGGGCGCCAACAGCTACGGCCTGGCCGGCAGCCAGGCGAACGCGGTGGCGGCCGGCAAGCGCCCGCTGTCGAGCATGAGCCCGAGCTTCCTGGAAAGCCCGACCGACTTCGCCGCCTTCGGCACCCCTGGCGGCAGCCGCATCCCGAGCATGGTGCTGATCTCCATGCTGCAGTACTTCGACGGTCGCCCGGTCGGCCAATGGGTCGCCGCGCCGCGCTACCACCACCAGTACAAGCCGGACGTCGTCGAGTACGAACCGCGCGCCTTCAGCGATGCCGAGGCCGCCGAACTGCGCCGGCGCGGCTATCAGCTCAAACGCCTGGAGCGCAGCTACGGCAACCAGCAGGTGCTCTACTGGGACAAGCGCAGCGGCCGCGTCGACGCCGCCAGCGACCCGCGCGGGATCGGCTACTCGTCTCTGTCCCTGGAGGCGCAAGCGCAGCCTCGGCCGCACTGA
- a CDS encoding twin-arginine translocation pathway signal protein, whose protein sequence is MSDTTLEGAGLSRRSLMKVGLIGGAFLATAGVTASLTGCSAEKPASGLEKVRESDLPFLRALLPVMLLGAVSAEQMPKAVEGAIQSLDHNLARLSPEMFKLTLQLFDVLALPLTRGPLTGIWGSWENASGDDVRAFLSRWENSFIGLLRMGHSSLMQLAMMAWYARPEAWAHCGYPGPPKIA, encoded by the coding sequence ATGAGCGACACCACTCTCGAAGGCGCCGGCCTGTCCCGACGCAGCCTGATGAAAGTCGGCCTGATCGGCGGCGCGTTCCTCGCCACCGCGGGCGTCACCGCCAGCCTCACCGGCTGTTCGGCGGAGAAACCGGCGAGCGGCCTGGAAAAGGTCCGCGAATCCGACCTGCCGTTCCTCCGTGCGCTGCTGCCGGTGATGCTGCTCGGCGCGGTTTCCGCCGAGCAGATGCCGAAAGCCGTGGAGGGCGCGATCCAGAGCCTCGACCACAACCTGGCGCGGCTCTCCCCGGAGATGTTCAAGCTCACCCTGCAACTCTTCGACGTGCTCGCCCTGCCGCTCACCCGTGGCCCGCTGACCGGTATCTGGGGCAGTTGGGAGAACGCCAGCGGCGACGACGTGCGGGCATTCCTTTCGCGCTGGGAAAACAGCTTCATCGGCCTGTTGCGGATGGGCCACAGTTCGCTGATGCAACTGGCGATGATGGCCTGGTACGCCCGCCCCGAGGCGTGGGCCCATTGTGGCTACCCCGGACCGCCGAAGATCGCTTGA
- the coaD gene encoding pantetheine-phosphate adenylyltransferase, protein MNRVLYPGTFDPITKGHGDLIERASRLFDHVIIAVAASPKKNPLFSLEQRVALAQEVTKHLPNVEVVGFSTLLAHFVKEQKANVFLRGLRAVSDFEYEFQLANMNRQLAPDVESMFLTPSEKYSFISSTLVREIAALGGDISKFVHPAVADALAERFKR, encoded by the coding sequence ATGAACCGAGTGCTGTACCCAGGCACCTTCGATCCCATCACCAAGGGTCACGGCGATCTGATCGAACGTGCTTCACGGCTTTTCGACCATGTGATCATCGCGGTCGCCGCCAGCCCCAAGAAGAACCCCCTGTTCAGCCTGGAACAGCGGGTTGCGCTGGCCCAGGAGGTCACCAAGCACCTGCCGAACGTCGAGGTGGTGGGCTTCTCCACCCTGCTGGCGCACTTCGTCAAGGAGCAGAAGGCGAATGTCTTCCTCCGCGGCCTGCGCGCGGTTTCCGACTTCGAGTACGAGTTCCAGCTGGCCAACATGAACCGCCAGCTCGCCCCCGACGTGGAAAGCATGTTCCTCACCCCGTCGGAGAAGTATTCCTTCATTTCCTCGACGCTGGTCCGGGAAATCGCCGCTCTCGGCGGGGATATCAGCAAGTTCGTGCATCCGGCCGTGGCAGACGCCCTGGCGGAACGTTTCAAGCGCTGA